The window GCGTTCGCCGCGGTTGGCGCAGCAGTTGGTGCAGCCTTCGGCGAAGCCGTAGTCGCCTGCGGCTTTTCGCCGCCGCCGACGGGCTTCTTCTTGTGTACCGTCGGGGAGACGATGGCCATCATCGTCTTCCCTTCCATTTTCGGGGCCGACTCCACCTTCGCGATGTCGGCGATCGCTTCCACGATGTGCTTAAGGACCTCGAAGCCGCTCTGAGAGGCGTAGGCGAGTTCCCGCCCGCGGAACCGGACGGTCACCTTGACCTTGTCGCCCTCCTCGAGGAAGCGGCGGATATGTTTGAGCTTCGTGTTCAGGTCGTGCTCTTCCGTCTTGGGCCGGACCTTGATCTCCTTGACCTGGATGACGGTCTGCTTCTTCCTCGCCTCCTGCTCCCGCTTGCTCGTGATGTACTTGAACTTGCCGAAATCCATGATCCGGCAAACCGGAGGTACGGCCATGGGGGCCACTTCGACAAGGTCGAGGTCCTGGGCCCTCGCGTTCTGAAGCGCCTCCGACGTTTTCACGACACCCAACTGCTCCCCTTCCGGGCCCACGAGTCGGACTTCCGGTACCTGGATCTGCTCGTTGATTCTGGATTCCTTGGCGATGACGTCCTCCTTTACTCCGTCCGGTTGACCGCTTCCCCGCGAAGGCGTTCGATGAACGCCTCGATCGGCATGGGGGGCAGCTGCTCCCCTCCACGCCGGCGCGGGGAGACCATTTGCGCTTCCGCCTCGCGCTCGCCCACGACGAGCGCGTATGGAACCTTGTTTACCTGGGATTCGCGGATCTTGTATCCCAGCTTCTCATTGCGGTAATCGCCCTCCGCGCGGAACCCGCCGGCGCGAAGCCTCGCGACGACCTCCCCCGCGAACGCGTTCTGCTTCTCCGTCACCGGGACGACATCGGCCTGCACCGGTGCGAGCCATACCGGGAAGGCTCCCGCGTAATGCTCCACCAGGACGCCGAAGAACCGCTCCAGCGAACCCATCAGGGCGCGGTGGATCATGATCGCGCGCCGCGGGGTGCCGTCGTCCGCGACATACGTCGCGTCGAATCGCTCGGGGTTGTTGAAATCGACCTGGATCGTGGAGCATTGCCAGGATCGCCCGAGCATGTCCTTGATCTTGATGTCGATCTTCGGCCCGTAGAATACGCCTTCCCCCGGATCGACCTCGAAGGGAAGGCCCTTCCGCTCGAGTGCCTTCCGCAGCGCGGTCTCGGCGAGTTCCCACTGGTCAAGCTCCCCGGCGTATTTCTCCGGGCGGGTGGAAAGGTAGACGTCGTACCGCTCGAACCCGAACGATCGCAGCACGAAGAGCGTGAAGTCGAGAAGGGTGAAGATCTCCTCGTCCAACTGGTCCGGGCGCAGGAACAGGTGCGCATCGTCCTGGGTGAACCCCCGCACGCGGAGCAGCCCGTGCAGCGTCCCGGACGGCTCGTACCGATACACCGTGCCCAGTTCCGCGTATCGGATCGGAAGATCGCGGTACGACCGCATGCGCGATTTGTAGATCTGGATGTGGAACGGGCAGTTCATCGGCTTCAGCTGGTATTCCTGCCCCTCGATGTCGATCGGGGAGAACATCGCCTGCCGGTAGAAATCCGTATGGCCGCTGATCCGCCAAAGGTCGAGGCGCGCGATGTGCGGCGAAAAGACCAGGTCGTACCCGGCCTTCGCGTGCTCGTCCCGCCAGAAATCCTCCATGACCCGGCGGACGACCGATCCCTTCGGGTGCCACAGGATCAGCCCCGGCCCGATGTCGTCCGTCACGCTGAACAGGTCGAGCTCCCTGCCGATCTTCCGATGGTCGCGCTTCTTGATCTCCTCGAGGATCCGCAGGTGCTCGTCGAGATCTTTTTTCGAGGCGAAGGCGACCCCGTAGATCCGCGTGAGCATCCGGTTCTTCGAATCGCCGCGCCAGTACGCCCCGGCGGTGTTCATGAGATGGAACGCACCGATCCGCCCCGTCCCCGGCACGTGGGGTCCCCGGCACAGGTCGAGGAAGTTTCCCATCCGGTAGAGGGAAACGGTCGAGTCGGGGATGTCGGCGAGCAACTCCTCCTTGTACGGCTCCCCGGGGAACAAGGCGCGCGCCTGTTCCTTCGTCGCCTCTTCACGGACGAACGGACGATCGGCCTTGACGATCTCCCGCATCCGCTCCTCGATCCGAACGAGGTCCTCGGGGGTGAACGGCGTCTCGACGTCGAAGTCGTAATAGAACCCGTTTTCGATGGCAGGACCGATCGTGATCAGCGCCCCAGGGAAGAGTTCCTTGACGGCGGCGGCCATGACGTGCGCCGTGCTGTGGCGGAGGATCTCCACGCCGTCCGCATCGGACGGAAGGACCCATTCCACCTGCGCCCCGTCGGGAAGCGTGCTCGAGAGGTCCTTCACCACGCCGTCCACCCTGGCGGCGATCGCGACCTTCGCCTTCCCTTCTTTCCTGGCCAGCTCGAAAAGCGTCATTCCGGCGCGTACTCCTTGCGAAATTCAAACAAAAAAAACTCCCCGCGCACTAACGGCACGGTGACGTGCCTTCCGTGATGCGCGTCGTTCGGGGGGGAGAAATGGTGGGCGATACTGGACTTGAACCAGTGACCCCCTGCATGTCAAGCAGGTACTCTAACCATCTGAGCTAATCGCCCATCCCTCCGATCAGGATCCATAAACTTACCGGCTGCGGAAGGAAATGTCAATGATATTCCGGTCGGTTCCGTGAATAGACGGCGTCGAGGAACCCCCTGGGCGTCGGCTCGAAGAGAACGACCGGAGCGCCGGTCCGCCGGGAGACCTCCTCCGGGGAGAGCCCGTCCAGGAACAGGTCCCCCGCATCCCGAAGGGTGACGGAAGGGATGTACAGCGTTCCGCGGACCTTCCCCCGGACGGCGGACGCGATGTCGTTTCCGCCGAGCAGTCCGGTCACGGTAACGCTTTCCCCCATCAGGTGGTTGACGACCGCCGCCGGAGCGAACCGCGTCCCCGCGCGGGAAGAGAATTCCCCAAGGAAACCGGCGACAAGGCGCGATGCGGAACGGCCCGTCACGACGGTCCCCCCGGAGGCGCCTTCCGGCCACCGATTCCTCCGGAACAGGGAGGCCGCCTCGTCCAGGAACCGCCGGACCAGCCCCACGCCGTTTTCGATCTGCGCGAACGATCCGTACGACCTGCGGCCGGGAACATCCCGTCCCGCCAACAGGTAATATTCGTCGGCGGCGACCGCGAACGGCTCCCCGTCCGCGCTTTTCCCGGGTCCCCTGCCCAGCGCACGCAGCAGGTCGAGCGTCTCCCGCGCCTGGCCTCGGGTGACCGGGCGCAACGGCGGCAGTCCGGCCCGATGGGACGTGAGCCCCACCGGGACCACCGCCACCGTTCGAAGCCCGGGACGCAGGCCGGAGAGTTCCCGGAGGCTCCGTTCGAGCTCCGCGCCGTCGTTGATGCCGGGGCAGACGACGATCTGCCCGTGGAGGACGATGCCGGCGCGGATCAGACGCCGCATCACGCGCATCACGTCGGCCGCCCGCGGGTTCCCCAGCATCCGCCGACGCAGGTCCGGGTCGGTCGTGTGGATCGATACGTACAGCGGCGAAAGACGGTAACGGACGATTTTCTCCGCCTCCGCTTCGGAAAGGTCCGAAAAGGTGACGTATTGCCCGTGCAGGAAGGAGAGGCGTACATCCTCGTCCTTCACGTAAAGGGTGCGCCGAAGCCCCTTCGGCAACTGGTGGACGAAGCAGAACATGCAACGGTTGCGGCAACGCCGGACGCGGATCGGCTCCGGCGATATTCCCGGGGCCTCCCCCCCGAGGCGAAACCGCCCGGTTCGCTCCGCCCCCGAAGCGTCCCGCCACGCGAGGGTGAAGCGGTTCCTCGAAGTGAGGAAATGGAGATCGAGAAGGTCCTCCACCGGCCGCCCGGACACGGAGAGAATCCGGTCCCCGCGGACGATCCCGGCCCGCGCGGCGGGAGATCCCTGCGACACGGACTCGACGCCGACGCCGATCCATGACGACCCCTCCCCTGCGACCTCACGCATCGGAAAGCTTACGGATGCCGATATACAGGTACTGGAGCCCGGAGATGACCGTCGTGGAAGCGCACAGCATCGTCACGGCCCGGGACGGAAGGGACCGAGATCCCGCCTCCAGCGCCATCGCCTCCGCGGGGAAAGCCGCAACCGCGAGGAAGTAGATGACCGTCAGGATCTGGACGGCCGTGTTCGCCTTGCTGAGCGCCGTCGGCCGGATGTCGCTCGTATCGAGCAGGAGGAGATAGAGGAAGCTCCCGACGATGATGAAGATGTCCCGGCTGATCACCATTACGGCGAGCCGCAGGGGGACGATGTGGACATAGGAGAGGACGATGAAGGCGGTCGCCATCAGCAGCTTGTCGGCGATCGGGTCGAGGAGCGCCCCGACCAGCGTCCGCTGCCGCAGCCATCGGGCCAGCAGGCCGTCGAGAGCGTCGGTCACCCCGCAGACGGCGAACACCAGCAGCGCCGCCTTCCCCCTGCCGGAGATCAGCAGGTAGGCGAAGTACGGGACCAGGAGGACCCGCGCCGCCGTCAGCCCGTTGGCGAAGTTGATCAGGCGGGCTTCGTCGAACCGATCTCTTGCGGACGGTGGAACCATAGCTCCCTTTCGACCTGGGTCAGCAACTCCGGAATCCCCTCCCCCGACTTCGCGGATATCGACAGCGCCCCTTCCTGCGGGGGCGAACCGGGGAGGCAAAGGTCGCGCTTGTTCATCAGGAGGATGACCGGCTTCTCGCGAAACGACAATTCCCCGAGGATCTCGTTCACGGACGCGACGTTGCTCTCCATCGTGTCGGAGCTTCCGTCGACTACGTGAAGGAGGAGGTCCGCCTCCCCGATCCCCTCGAGGGTCGCGAGGAACGCTTGCCGCAGCTCGGCCGGAAGATCGTGGATGAATCCCACCGTGTCGACGAGGATCGCCTCCCTGCCCCCGGGAAGATGGATTTTCCGGGCGGTGGGATCCAGCGTCGCAAAGAGCTGGTCCGCCACGAAGACGTCCGCCCCGGTGAGCCGGTTGAAGAGGGTCGATTTCCCCGCATTGGTGTACCCGACCAGGGCGACCACCGGGAACCCGACTTCCCGGCGCCTCTGGTAATGAAGCGAACGCGTCCTGCGCACGGTGGCCAGCTCGCGTTCGAGCTGCCGGATCTGCGTGCGGATGCGGCGGCGATCCTCCTCGAGCTTCTTCTCGCCCGGTCCCCGGGTGCCGATCCCGCCGCCGAGGCGCGACAACTCCTTCCGCCCCCCCGCGAGCCGCCCCAGCCGGAACGACAACTGCGCGAGCTCGACCTGGAGCTTTCCCTCACGGGTGCGCGCCCGGCGGGCGAAGATGTCGAGGATGACCTCCCGCCGGTCGAGGGTCTTCACGTCGAGTTCCTCCTCGAGGAGAGCCTGCTGCTTCGGCTTGAGAAGGTTCTGGAAGACCACCAGGTTCGCCCCCAGCGTTTCGATCTCCTCCTTCAGGCGAACGAGGGTCCCCTTACCGACGATCGTGGCCGGGTTCTCCGAATCGACGCTCTGCACGTGGGACGCCGCAACGGACGCTCCCGCCGCCAGGACGAGATCCTTCAGCTCCTCCATCACCTCGGCGACGTGAAGCACCGCCGCCGGCCCCCGGACCCGCTTCCGGTGGGCGTAGACGAGGAGGGCGCGTTCCTTGCGCGATTCCTTGATCATCCGTGAAGACGCAGGACGTCGTAGCCGAAGCGGCCGCGAAGCTCTCGCGCCAGCTCCAGGGAGGGAGCCACGCCGCATCCGTCGGGCAGGGAGATCACCGCGTCGAACTCCCCGGAACGGATCGCGTGGAGGAACCCCTTCTTGTCCCCCGCGTTGCGGAGGATCGTCTGCCGAAGATCGGCGATGTCCCCGGGATTCATCCGGTCCAGGAGGAGGTGGAAATGCACCGATTTCGCAAGCCGCTCGCGGACGTTCTCCATCCGGAAGACCTCGTCGGCGTGGATCTTGATCCCCTGTTCCTCGAATTTCAATTTGCCGACGAGGAAGACCGGCTCGGGGCTTGCCAGGGTTTCGCGGCTTTCCGGGAGCGTTTTCGGGAAAACGACGACCTCCACCGTCCCCTCGAGATCCTCCAGGGTCCAGGTGGCCATCTTCTCCCCCCGCCGGGTCACCTTTTCCTTCAGTCCGGTGACGAGGCCGCCGATCCGGATCTCCGCGTCGGGCTTCAATGCGTGAAGCTTTCCGGTGGTCGTATTCGCGTACAGGGCGATCTCCCCGGCGAACGAGTCCATCGGATGTCCGGTGATGTAGAAGCCCAGCGTCTCCTTCTCGAAGGTGAGCCGGTCCCGGCGGGTCCACGAAGGCGCCGGGGCTTCCCCTTTCCGTTCCCGTTTCCGGGGCGTTCCCCCGGACGCTTCCCCGAAGAGCGCGAACTGCCCGGACTCGCGCCTCCGGACCTCCGCCTGCGCCTCCTCGAGCAGGGAGGGAAGGTCCCCGAAGATCTTGCCGCGATCCGGGTCGAGGGAGTCGAGCGCTCCGGATTTGATCAGGCTCTCCACCGCACGCTTGTTCACCTTCCGCAGGTCGACCCGGGACAGGAGGTCGCCGACGGAGCGGAAGGGGTTCTCCGTGCGGGCCTCGATGATGGCGTCGATCGCGGAGGCCCCGAGTCCCTTGATCGCGGAAAGTCCGAAGCGGATCGACCGGTCGGAGGGGAAGAAGGCGTAGCGCGATTCGTTCACGTCCGGCGGCAGGATCGGGATCCCCTTCTCCCGGCAATACCCGATGTACCGGATGATCTTGTCCGTGTCCCCGGACTCGGAGGTCATCAGGGCGCTGAAATACTCCACGGGGTAATGCGCCTTCAGGTACGCGGTCTGGTACGCCAGCAGGGCGTATGCGGCGCTGTGGGACTTGTTGAAGCCGTACCCGCCGAACTGCGCCATCAGGTCGAAGATCGCGGCCGCCTTCGCATCGGGGATTCCGTTCTTCTTCGCCCCGTCCAGGAAGTGGACCTTCTGCCGCTCCATCAGGGCGTCGTCCTTTTTCCCCATCGCCTTCCGGAGTACGTCGGCCTCGCCCAGCGTGAAACCGGCCAGCGCCTTGGCGATCTCCATCACCTGCTCCTGGTAGACGATGACGCCGTACGTGTCCCCGAGGATCTCCTTCAGCTGGGGAAGGAGGAACTCCGCCTTCCGCCTCCCGTGCCGCCGTTCCACGAAATCATCCGCCATTCCGCTCTGGAGGGGGCCGGGGCGGTGCAGCGCGACCATGTCGATCAGGTGGTTGAACTGGTCAGGCTTCAGGTTCTTGACGAGCTTGGTGAACCCCGGGCTCTCCGCCTGGAAGACCCCCACCGTGTCGCCGCGCCCCAGCACCTCGTACGTTTCCGGGTCGGTAAGCTCCAGGGCGTTCGGATCGATCTCGATCCCCCGGAGTTCCTTCAGAAGTTTCAGCGTGTCGTCGATGGCGGTGAGCGTGCGCAAGCCGAGGAAGTCGAACTTGACGAGCCCCACCCGCGCGGTCGGGTCCATCCCGTACTGCGTCGTGATCTCGCCGGTGGCTTGCCGGTACAGGGGAGAAAAGTCCGTGATCGGCCGGTTGGCGATCACCACCGCCGAGGCGTGGGTCCCGGCGTGCCTGCTGCGTCCCTCGATCTCCCCCGCGAAGCGGAAGAGGTCCGCGATCTTCGGGTTCGCGTCGATCATTTCCCGGAAACGCGGCTCCGCCTTCAGCGCATTCTCGACCGTCATCTTGAGGTCCGGCGGGATCATCTTGGCGATCCGGTCGACCTCGGCGTACGGCATCTCGAGGACCCTTCCGACGTCGCGTACGGCGCCCCTGGGCTTCCAGGTCCCGAACGTGATGAGCTGTGCGACGTTCTCCTTCCCGTACTTGCGCTGGACGTACGCGATCACTTCCTCGCGCCGGTTCTTGCAGAAGTCGCAGTCGATGTCGGGGATGCTCACCCGCTCGGGGTTCAGGAACCGCTCGAAGAGGAGCTTGTACCGGATCGGATCGACCTCGGTGATCCGGACGCAGAACGCGACCAGGCTCCCCGCCGCGCTGCCGCGGCCCGGCCCCACCGGGATCCGTTCGTCCTTCGCCCATCCGATGAAGTCGGCGACGATCAGGAAGTAGCTCGCGAACCCGGTCTTCGCGATGACGGAGAGCTCGTACGCGAGGCGGTTTCGATATTCCCCGACGAGCGCCTCCGGCATCGGCCCTTCCCGGCTCGACCGCTCCTCCAGCCGGCGCTCGAGACCCGCGACCGCCATCTCCCGCAGCTTCCCGTCCGCGGTGACGCCCGGGGGCAGGGGAACCTCGGGGATCATGTTCACCCCGAGCTCGATCTTCACGTTGCACCGCTCGGCGATCGCCAGCGTGTTGGCGAGCGCGTCGGGGGCGACGTGCCCGAACGCCCGCTCGAACTCCTCGGCGGTCTTCACGTAGAACTGGTCCGAGCCGAACCGCATCCGGGTCGGATCGGAGATCGTCTTCCCCGTCTGCAGGCAGAGAAGGATCTCCTGGAGCTTGTCGTCCCCGGGATTGAGATAATGGCAGTCGTTCGTCGCGACCAGCGGGGTCCCGGTCCGCCGCGCCAGTGCGATCAGGAGCGGGTTCATCTTCGCCTGGTCAGGAAGCCCGTTGTCCTGGATCTCGAGGTAGAATCGCCCGTCGGGGAAGATCGACTTGTACTCTTCCAGCACCTCGAGGGCCTTCGCCTCGCCCTCGGTTCCCATCGCGAACGGGACCTCGCCTTGCAGGCACGCCGACGTGGCGATCAGCCCCTCCGAATATTTCCTCAGCAGCTCCTTGTCGACCCTCGGCTTGTAGTAGAAGCCTTCCGTGTGGGCAAGCGAGGAGAGCCGAAGCAGGTTCCGATACCCGGTCCCGTTTTCGGCCAGCAGGATCAGGTGGTAGGCGTATTCGCCGGTCGGAGCGACTTTCCGCTCCATTCGGGATCCCGGGGCGACGTACATCTCCGTCCCGATGATCGGCTTCACGCCGCCCTTCAGCGCTTCCTCGTAGAATTCGATCGTCCCCATCATGCCGCCGTGATCGGTGACGGCGACGGCGGGCATCGAAAGCTTCTTCGCGCGCGCGATCAGCGGCTTGAACTGGATCGTCCCGTCGAGGAGGCTGTATTCCGAATGGAGATGGAGGTGGACGAAGCTCTTCATTCCCACTCGATGGTGCCCGGGGGCTTCGAAGAGATGTCGTACGCGACGCGGTTGATCCCCTTCACCTCGTTGATGATCCGGGTGGAAATCCGCTGCAGCACGTCGTACGGAAGCCGGACCCAGTCGGCGGTCATCCCGTCCTGGCTGTGGACGGCCCGAACGGCGGCGACGTTTTCATAGGTCCGGAAATCCCCCATCACGCCGACCGTCTTGATCGGCAGGAGGACGGCGAACGACTGCCAGATCGACTCGTAGAGCCCCGCCGCCCGGATCTCCGCGTCGACGATCGCGTCGGCCTCGCGCAGGATCCGCAGCCGCTCTTCGGTGACCGGCCCGATGATCCGGACCGCGAGGCCCGGCCCGGGAAACGGCTGCCGCTCGAGGACGCGTGACGGCACTCCGAGCTCGCGCCCCAGTTCGCGGACCTCGTCCTTGAACAGTTCGCGCAGCGGCTCGACGAGCTTGAGGTTCATGCGTTCCGGCAGGCCGCCCACGTTGTGGTGGGACTTGATGACGGCGGAGGGCCCCTTGAACGACACGCTCTCGATCACGTCCGGGTAGAGGGTCCCCTGCGCGAGAAAGCCGACGCCCGGGATCTTCCCGGCCTCCTCCTCGAAGACGCGAATGAAGAGCTCCCCGATGATCTTCCGTTTCCGCTCCGGATCTTCCACGCCGGCGAGCGCATCGAGGAAGCGAGCGGAAGCGTCGACGAAATCGAGCCGCAGCCCGATCGCGTCGCGGAAGGTGCGGACGACCTCCTCCGCCTCCCCGCCGCGCAGCAGCCCGTTGTCGACGAAGATGCAGGTGAGACGGTCGCCGATCGCCTTGTGCAGGAGCACCGCCGCGACGGACGAGTCGACCCCCCCGGAGAGCCCGAGGACGACCGCCTCCGTCCCCGTCTTCTCGCGGATCTTCTTCACGCTGCTCTCGACGAAGGAGTGCATCGTCCAGTCCGCGGAAAGCCCGCAGACGCGGAACAGGAAGTTGGCGAGGATCTCCGTACCCCGCGGAGTGTGGACGACCTCGGGGTGGAACTGCACGCCGAAGATCGTCCCCTCGTGGTTCGACATCGCCGCCACCGGCGAGCTCTCCGACCGCGCGATGGAGGTGAACCCCTTCGGCAGTTCGTCGATCCGGTCCCCGTGGCTCATCCAGACCGGGATCTCCATGTCGTGGCGGAACTCCTCGATCCCGAGGAAGAGGGGGCTCCCCCATTGCCCGCGGATGGCGGCGACCCCGTACTCCCGGTCCTCCGACCGGCCGACCTTGCCGCCCAGAAGGTCCGCGATCAGCTGCATCCCGTAGCAGATCCCCAGGACGGGGATCCCCAGTTCGAGCACCTCCCGGGGGATCCGGGGCGCATCCGCGTCGTAGACGCTGGACGGCCCGCCGGAGAGGATGATCCCCGCCGGCGCGAATTCCCGCACGAACTCCGCCCCCACGTTGAAGGGGTGGATCTCGCTGTAGACGCGCTGCTCCCGCACGCGCCGCGCGATCAGCATCGTGTACTGCGATCCGAAATCGAGTATGAGGATCTTCCCGCTCAACGCGCTACTCCACCCGATAGTTCGGGGCTTCCTTGGTGATGATCACGTCGTGGACGTGGCTCTCGCGCAGGCCGGCCGGGGTGATCTTCAGGAAACTCGCCCGTTTCTGCAGCTCCGCGATGTCCCGCGCTCCCACGTATCCCATCCCCGCCTTCAACCCGCCCACGAGCTGGAAGACGACGGCCGCCAGGGATCCCCGGTTGGGAACGCGTCCTTCGATCCCCTCGGGGACGAGCTTGCTCTCCGTCTCGACGTGGGACTGGAAATACCGGTCCTTGCTTCCCTTCTTCATCGCCTCCAGCGACCCCATCCCGCGGTACACCTTGTAGGAGCGGCCCTGGTACAGGATCATCTCGCCCGGGCTCTCCTCGGTCCCCGCGAAGAGGGAGCCGATCATCACGGAAGAGGCGCCCGCCGCCATCGCCTTCGTGATGTCCCCGGAATATTTGATGCCGCCGTCCGCCATGACGGTGACCCCTTTCCTCTTCGCCGCCTTGGCGCAACGCATGATCGCCGTGAACTGCGGTACCCCGACGCCCGCCACGACGCGGGTCGTGCAGATCGATCCCGGACCGACGCCCACCTTGACGGCGTCGACCCCGGCCTTGATCAGCGCCTCGGTCCCCTCGCCCGTGGCGACGTTCCCGGCGATCATCCGCACCCCGCGGAAGGTCGTGCGGATCGCCTTGACGATCCGCAATACGTCCCGCGAATGCCCGTGCGCCGTGTCGACGCAGACGATGTCCACGCCCACCTTGAGGAGCTTCTGGACCCGCTCCTCCCAACCGGACACGCTGATCGCCGCGCCGACGCGCAGCCTTCCGAGGGAGTCCTTGCAGGCGTTGGGATACTTCGTGATCTTCAGGATGTCCTTGATCGTGATGAGTCCCTTGAGGTTGTTCCGCCCGTCCACCACGAGAAGCTTCTCGATCCGGTTCCGGTGGAGGATCTCGCGGGCCTGCTCGAGCGTCGTCCCCACGGGCACGGTTACCAGGTCGTCCTTCGTCATCACGCTGCGGATCGGCTGCTCGAAATTCGTCTCGAATCGCAGGTCGCGGTTGGTGAGGATTCCGACGAGCTTCCCGTCCCGGGTGACCGGCAGCCCCGAGATCCGGTACTTCTTCATCACTTCGAGGGCCTCGACGACGCGCTGGTCGGGATCGACCGTGATCGGGTCGGAGATCATGCCGCTCTCGGACTTCTTCACCCGGTCCACCTCGGTCGCCTGCTCGTCCGGGGTGTTGTTCCGGTGGATGATCCCGATCCCCCCTTCGCGGGCCATGGCGATGGCGGTTTCCGCCTCGGTGACCGTGTCCATCGCGGCGGACACGAGCGGGATGTTCAGCCGGATGTCGGGGGTGAGGTTGACGGTCACGTCGACATCCTTCGGGATCACGGCGGACTCCGCCGGGATCAGCAGCACGTCGTCGAACGTCAACCCTTCCACCATTCCTCCCGGCGATGGAACCACCGTTTTCTTTTTCATCCGTCCTCTCCCCCGTTTCGTCCGATTCCCGCGAGGATCCCCTCGAGGAGCCCGGCGTCGCTCACCGTCACCCTGTTCACGCGGAATCGCTCCATTGCCGCAACGATCAACAGCGCCCCGGGAACGACATACCGTTCCCGGCCCTTCTCCATCCCCGGCACGCGCAGCCGCTCCGTCTCCGTCATCCGTCCGAGCCGGTCGGCCCATCTCCTGACGGCCGCCCCGGAAAGCGCCGAGCCGTTGATCCGGTCCGGGTCGTAGCGGGTCATCCCCCGCTCCATCGCGGCCAGCGTGGTGAACGTCCCCGCCGTGCCGATCAAGCGATGAAATACCCTGCGGCCGAACCGCCGCAGCCCGTCCTCGATCCTCCCCGCGGCGTAGTACGACACGGCGCGAAGCTCCCACGACTTCGGCGGATCCGACAGCGGCAGCAGGGTGGACAGGACGACCACCCCCGTCGGAAGGGAGATCGATTCCCCTTCCCGGGGTCCGACGACGAACTCGGTGCTTCCCCCGCCGATGTCCATCGCCACGTCACCCGGCCTGCCCGCTACCGCTTGCCGGATCCCGTCCCAGGCGAGCCGCGCTTCCTCGGCCGGGTCGATCACCTCGATGTCGATCCCCTCGCCCGCGGCCGCTTCGAGGAAGGCGTCGCGGTTTTCGGCATCCCGCAAACAGGCGGTGCCGCACGCCCGGTACGACGCGATCCGCGTCCGCCCCATCTCGCGGCGGAATGCCCGAAGGACCCGGATCCCCTCCTCGAACTCCGCCTCTCCGATCCTGCCGGTTTCCCGCAGGCGTCGTCCCAGGCCGACGATCGACCGCCGCCGGGAGACGGGGACGGTACGCCGCCCGCTACGCTCCGCTACGAGCATCCGGATCGTGTTCGTCCCGATGTCGATCGCCGCCAGTCGAGGCACCCGATTCCCCTTCCTCTTTCTCCGGGATGGACCCCTCCCTGCCCGTACGTTCCAGAACTCCGATGACGCTGGCCCCGTACAGGTACGCCGCCGCGAAGAGGTAAGCAACGAGTATAAAACAAATGATGCTGAACAAGGAACCGTAAAGAAGATTCAACTTGCTGAATTTCCTGATGTAAAAGATGAAGCCGAACCGGATGCCCTGCAGCAGCCCGAGGAAGATCACGGTCCCGATGAACGCGTTGCGCAGCCGGATTCTTCCCGGGGAGAGGTACCGGTAGCTCAGCACGCTCCCCAGCACCATGATGTCGACGAGGATCACATCCGCGACGAGCTGCATGAAGCCCCGGAACGCGTGGTCCACCTGCGCGGACATTCCCTTCGTGAGGTAGAAGATCCCCTCCCAAAGAGGCGGCACGACGATCGCCGCGGCGGTCAGCACGATGAGGACTACCACTAAGACGACGTGGAACGCGAGGGAGCGCCAGATCCGCTTCTGGCGCTTGCGCATCATCATCACGGAGAGCGACGTGTGAACCGCGTCGGTCACGGAGAAGGAGGTGAAGAGGAGCAGCACCATTCCCAGGATCCCGAAGGCGCTCCCCGCCGCCATCAGGTGCCGAAGGTTCGGCACGACCACGCGCGCGCCGTACGGGAACGTGTTTCGCAAAAGCTCCGTGAGCTGCTCGAACGGGAGATCGCTCTGTCCGATGATCCACCCGGTGGCTGCGAAGGCGATGAACAGGACCGGGATCGCGGAGAGCAGGATGTTGAACGCGATGGAGGCGCTGTAAACCGGACCGTGGTTGCGGAAGAAGATCGCCGCTCCCTCCGCGACG is drawn from bacterium and contains these coding sequences:
- the dnaE gene encoding DNA polymerase III subunit alpha codes for the protein MKSFVHLHLHSEYSLLDGTIQFKPLIARAKKLSMPAVAVTDHGGMMGTIEFYEEALKGGVKPIIGTEMYVAPGSRMERKVAPTGEYAYHLILLAENGTGYRNLLRLSSLAHTEGFYYKPRVDKELLRKYSEGLIATSACLQGEVPFAMGTEGEAKALEVLEEYKSIFPDGRFYLEIQDNGLPDQAKMNPLLIALARRTGTPLVATNDCHYLNPGDDKLQEILLCLQTGKTISDPTRMRFGSDQFYVKTAEEFERAFGHVAPDALANTLAIAERCNVKIELGVNMIPEVPLPPGVTADGKLREMAVAGLERRLEERSSREGPMPEALVGEYRNRLAYELSVIAKTGFASYFLIVADFIGWAKDERIPVGPGRGSAAGSLVAFCVRITEVDPIRYKLLFERFLNPERVSIPDIDCDFCKNRREEVIAYVQRKYGKENVAQLITFGTWKPRGAVRDVGRVLEMPYAEVDRIAKMIPPDLKMTVENALKAEPRFREMIDANPKIADLFRFAGEIEGRSRHAGTHASAVVIANRPITDFSPLYRQATGEITTQYGMDPTARVGLVKFDFLGLRTLTAIDDTLKLLKELRGIEIDPNALELTDPETYEVLGRGDTVGVFQAESPGFTKLVKNLKPDQFNHLIDMVALHRPGPLQSGMADDFVERRHGRRKAEFLLPQLKEILGDTYGVIVYQEQVMEIAKALAGFTLGEADVLRKAMGKKDDALMERQKVHFLDGAKKNGIPDAKAAAIFDLMAQFGGYGFNKSHSAAYALLAYQTAYLKAHYPVEYFSALMTSESGDTDKIIRYIGYCREKGIPILPPDVNESRYAFFPSDRSIRFGLSAIKGLGASAIDAIIEARTENPFRSVGDLLSRVDLRKVNKRAVESLIKSGALDSLDPDRGKIFGDLPSLLEEAQAEVRRRESGQFALFGEASGGTPRKRERKGEAPAPSWTRRDRLTFEKETLGFYITGHPMDSFAGEIALYANTTTGKLHALKPDAEIRIGGLVTGLKEKVTRRGEKMATWTLEDLEGTVEVVVFPKTLPESRETLASPEPVFLVGKLKFEEQGIKIHADEVFRMENVRERLAKSVHFHLLLDRMNPGDIADLRQTILRNAGDKKGFLHAIRSGEFDAVISLPDGCGVAPSLELARELRGRFGYDVLRLHG
- the guaA gene encoding glutamine-hydrolyzing GMP synthase codes for the protein MSGKILILDFGSQYTMLIARRVREQRVYSEIHPFNVGAEFVREFAPAGIILSGGPSSVYDADAPRIPREVLELGIPVLGICYGMQLIADLLGGKVGRSEDREYGVAAIRGQWGSPLFLGIEEFRHDMEIPVWMSHGDRIDELPKGFTSIARSESSPVAAMSNHEGTIFGVQFHPEVVHTPRGTEILANFLFRVCGLSADWTMHSFVESSVKKIREKTGTEAVVLGLSGGVDSSVAAVLLHKAIGDRLTCIFVDNGLLRGGEAEEVVRTFRDAIGLRLDFVDASARFLDALAGVEDPERKRKIIGELFIRVFEEEAGKIPGVGFLAQGTLYPDVIESVSFKGPSAVIKSHHNVGGLPERMNLKLVEPLRELFKDEVRELGRELGVPSRVLERQPFPGPGLAVRIIGPVTEERLRILREADAIVDAEIRAAGLYESIWQSFAVLLPIKTVGVMGDFRTYENVAAVRAVHSQDGMTADWVRLPYDVLQRISTRIINEVKGINRVAYDISSKPPGTIEWE